A region of Plantactinospora sp. BC1 DNA encodes the following proteins:
- a CDS encoding ABC transporter ATP-binding protein — MSRPGVPVEVSGLSKRFGTVTAVRDLSFTVRPGAVTGFLGPNGAGKTTTLRMILGLVRPSSGTATIGGRRYRDLDRPSGTVGAVFDASAFHPGHTARDHLRTYAAMGGYPDSRVEELLRLLGLADAAHRRTRTFSTGMRQRLNLATALLGDPPVLLLDEPGNGLDPEGIAWLRDFLRGLARQGRTVLISSHVLSEVQQMVDDVVVIRAGRQVVAGRLVDLVGASGSLEQLFLRLTAAAPDGDGGGTGDRAAQIGGVR, encoded by the coding sequence ATGAGCCGGCCGGGCGTCCCGGTCGAGGTCTCCGGGCTCAGCAAGCGGTTCGGCACCGTCACCGCCGTACGGGACCTCAGTTTCACCGTCCGGCCCGGGGCGGTCACCGGCTTCCTCGGCCCCAACGGCGCCGGCAAGACCACGACGTTGCGGATGATCCTCGGCCTGGTGAGGCCGAGTTCGGGTACCGCGACGATCGGCGGCCGGCGCTACCGGGACCTGGACCGGCCCTCCGGCACCGTGGGCGCGGTCTTCGACGCCTCGGCCTTCCATCCCGGGCACACGGCCCGGGACCACCTCCGGACCTACGCCGCGATGGGCGGCTACCCGGACAGCCGGGTCGAGGAGCTGCTCCGGCTGCTCGGGCTGGCCGACGCGGCCCACCGCCGGACGAGGACCTTCTCCACCGGCATGCGGCAACGGCTGAACCTCGCCACCGCACTGCTCGGCGACCCGCCGGTGCTGCTGCTGGACGAGCCCGGCAACGGGCTCGACCCGGAGGGCATCGCCTGGCTGCGGGACTTCCTGCGCGGGCTGGCCCGGCAGGGCCGGACCGTACTGATCTCCAGTCACGTACTCAGCGAGGTGCAGCAGATGGTCGACGACGTCGTGGTGATCCGGGCCGGACGGCAGGTGGTGGCCGGCCGGCTCGTCGACCTGGTCGGCGCGTCGGGAAGCCTCGAACAACTCTTCCTCCGGCTCACCGCCGCCGCACCGGACGGCGACGGCGGAGGTACCGGTGACCGGGCCGCGCAGATCGGAGGGGTCCGATGA
- a CDS encoding D-alanine--D-alanine ligase family protein, whose protein sequence is MSESPLSVAVSPLGVAVSPIRVAVLSGGRSGEHRISRRSAASVLANLDRARYRPEPVLITRTGQWVFGTGTPVTVFEAIERLRTTDVIFPTLHGPYGEDGTLQAVLELTGVPYVGNGVLASAAGMDKEFTKKLLAAEGIPVADAVVSKPTDPECVPPQAELRRLGLPVFVKPARAGSSLGVTRVTDWTELPAALEWARSSDPKVLVEAAVPGREIDLAVLERPDGRLEVGPPLEIRVTGERPFFDYDAKYDDPETVFEVPARLDGAVTAELSDLAVRAFRALGCAGLARIDFFLRDGVHPVLNEVNTFPGFTPVSQYPRIWQVAGMDYPELLDVLVDNALARRR, encoded by the coding sequence GTGTCTGAGTCACCCCTCAGTGTCGCGGTGTCACCCCTCGGGGTCGCGGTGTCACCGATCAGGGTCGCGGTGCTCTCCGGCGGGCGCAGCGGCGAGCACCGGATCTCCCGGCGGTCGGCGGCGAGCGTGCTGGCGAACCTGGACCGGGCGCGCTACCGGCCGGAACCGGTGTTGATCACCCGTACCGGGCAGTGGGTCTTCGGCACCGGGACCCCGGTCACCGTCTTCGAGGCGATCGAGCGGCTGCGTACGACCGACGTGATCTTTCCGACCCTGCACGGCCCGTACGGCGAGGACGGCACCCTCCAGGCGGTGCTGGAACTGACCGGCGTGCCGTACGTCGGCAACGGCGTGCTGGCCAGCGCCGCCGGGATGGACAAGGAGTTCACCAAGAAGCTGCTCGCCGCGGAGGGGATCCCGGTCGCCGACGCGGTGGTGTCCAAGCCCACCGATCCGGAGTGCGTGCCGCCGCAGGCGGAGTTGCGCCGGCTCGGCCTGCCGGTCTTCGTCAAGCCCGCCCGGGCCGGCTCCAGCCTCGGGGTGACCCGGGTGACCGACTGGACCGAACTGCCGGCCGCGCTGGAGTGGGCCCGGTCGAGCGACCCGAAGGTGCTCGTCGAGGCGGCGGTCCCCGGTCGCGAGATCGACCTGGCGGTGCTCGAACGTCCGGACGGCCGGCTGGAGGTCGGTCCGCCGCTGGAGATCCGGGTCACCGGGGAGCGGCCCTTCTTCGACTACGACGCCAAGTACGACGACCCGGAGACGGTCTTCGAGGTCCCGGCCCGGCTGGACGGGGCGGTGACGGCCGAACTCTCCGACCTCGCGGTGCGGGCGTTCCGGGCGCTCGGCTGCGCCGGGCTGGCCCGGATCGACTTCTTCCTCCGCGACGGCGTGCACCCGGTGCTGAACGAGGTCAACACCTTCCCCGGCTTCACCCCGGTGTCGCAGTACCCCCGGATCTGGCAGGTCGCCGGGATGGACTATCCGGAGCTGCTGGACGTACTGGTCGACAACGCGCTCGCGCGCCGGAGGTGA
- a CDS encoding DUF6232 family protein, with amino-acid sequence MEPTRPQVHLPDASFEVSGLARPRPVDIYREPGVRITNEAFIVAGRRFTISELTHLQTARGPHDRLTLRAVLVTAAVLVGIGVALGYTGDLYRLPATTYAGLGLAAFVPVGLALVGHRWRPPAYELWGKYRGETVLLFSSDHERQFGQVTRALIRAREAARLGGLAYPPASDTPYEPMS; translated from the coding sequence ATGGAGCCTACTCGCCCCCAGGTCCACCTGCCAGACGCGTCATTCGAGGTATCTGGACTGGCCCGTCCCCGCCCCGTCGACATCTACCGGGAACCCGGCGTACGGATCACCAACGAGGCGTTCATCGTCGCCGGCCGCAGGTTCACGATCTCCGAACTCACCCACCTACAGACCGCCCGCGGGCCGCACGACCGGCTGACGCTGCGCGCGGTGCTGGTCACCGCCGCGGTACTGGTCGGCATCGGGGTCGCGCTGGGCTACACCGGTGACCTCTACCGGCTCCCCGCCACCACCTACGCCGGGCTCGGGCTCGCCGCCTTCGTACCGGTCGGCCTCGCCCTGGTGGGCCACCGGTGGCGGCCGCCGGCCTACGAGCTGTGGGGAAAGTACCGGGGCGAGACGGTGCTGCTGTTCAGCTCCGACCACGAGCGGCAGTTCGGTCAGGTGACCCGGGCACTGATCCGCGCCCGGGAAGCCGCCCGACTGGGCGGGTTGGCGTACCCGCCGGCCTCGGACACCCCTTACGAGCCGATGTCCTAG
- a CDS encoding GntR family transcriptional regulator, which produces MAGVIIEVDPNSEVPIYQQLRDRVVEAIASGALREGSPLPSTRALATDFGINFHTVNKGYDLLRQQRLLRINRKSGAVVLRDAHSGPPAPEFVADWTGRATTLLAEATAHGLTREEVLEICRTVLTTFDEGQEESR; this is translated from the coding sequence GTGGCCGGCGTGATAATCGAGGTGGACCCGAACAGCGAGGTCCCGATCTACCAGCAGCTCCGCGACCGGGTGGTCGAGGCGATCGCCAGCGGCGCCCTCCGGGAGGGCAGCCCGCTCCCCTCCACCCGTGCCCTGGCCACCGACTTCGGCATCAACTTCCACACCGTCAACAAGGGCTACGACCTGCTGCGCCAGCAGCGCCTGCTGCGGATCAACCGGAAGTCGGGCGCGGTGGTGCTCCGGGACGCGCACTCCGGTCCACCGGCACCGGAGTTCGTCGCCGACTGGACCGGCCGGGCCACCACGCTGCTGGCCGAGGCGACCGCGCACGGCCTGACCCGGGAAGAGGTGCTGGAGATCTGCCGCACGGTGCTGACCACGTTCGACGAGGGACAGGAGGAGTCGCGATGA
- a CDS encoding C40 family peptidase, translating into MSSVRILLRTLVAAGLSAALLAPMSAARAEPSAGELTQRINKASAELEQVVESYNKLNEEIKESKAAAATLSARIGPLQQQADQSRAEVAELASRAYKLGGLSTASALLNRGDANTLVNRLGALEQLARDRDRQIAGFEATQRQYTEEKARLDATLARQTAQAKQLAAGKKRIEGELAKLYEMRREAYGSATSSGSRYTGSVPAVSGKAGVAVRYAYGAIGKPYVWAAEGPNGYDCSGLTLAAWRAAGKSLPHNAAMQWDRVAHIGRGELKPGDLVFYSGLGHVALFVGSGKVIHAPRAGESVKLADVDMMNPYGYGRVR; encoded by the coding sequence TTGTCTTCGGTGCGGATCCTGCTGCGTACCCTCGTCGCGGCCGGCCTCTCGGCGGCACTTCTCGCCCCGATGTCGGCGGCCCGGGCCGAACCCTCGGCCGGCGAACTCACGCAGCGGATCAACAAGGCCTCAGCCGAACTGGAGCAGGTCGTCGAGTCCTACAACAAGCTCAACGAGGAAATCAAGGAGAGCAAGGCCGCCGCGGCGACACTCAGCGCCCGGATCGGACCGCTGCAACAGCAGGCGGACCAGAGCCGGGCCGAGGTGGCCGAACTCGCCAGCCGGGCGTACAAGCTCGGTGGCTTGAGCACGGCGAGCGCGTTGCTGAACCGGGGCGACGCCAACACCCTGGTGAACCGGCTCGGTGCGCTGGAGCAGTTGGCCCGGGACCGGGACCGGCAGATCGCCGGGTTCGAGGCGACGCAGCGGCAGTACACCGAGGAGAAGGCCCGGCTCGACGCCACGTTGGCCCGGCAGACCGCCCAGGCGAAGCAGTTGGCCGCCGGCAAGAAGCGGATCGAGGGCGAGCTGGCCAAGCTCTACGAGATGCGCCGCGAGGCGTACGGGTCGGCGACCTCCTCCGGCAGCAGGTACACCGGCAGCGTCCCGGCCGTCTCCGGCAAGGCCGGCGTCGCCGTCCGGTACGCCTACGGCGCGATCGGCAAGCCGTACGTCTGGGCGGCCGAGGGGCCGAACGGCTACGACTGCTCCGGGCTGACCCTGGCCGCCTGGCGGGCCGCCGGCAAGTCCCTGCCGCACAACGCCGCGATGCAGTGGGACAGGGTGGCACACATCGGCCGTGGCGAGCTGAAACCCGGCGATCTCGTCTTCTACAGTGGACTCGGCCACGTGGCGCTCTTCGTGGGCAGCGGCAAGGTGATCCACGCGCCCCGGGCCGGTGAGAGCGTCAAGCTGGCCGACGTGGACATGATGAACCCGTACGGCTACGGACGCGTCCGCTAG
- a CDS encoding DUF397 domain-containing protein: MSQTGSAELVWRKSTRCESQHCVEVAQVAGGAAVRDSVDPESSLLFGTTAWRAFVDGLRNT; the protein is encoded by the coding sequence ATGTCACAGACTGGTTCCGCCGAGCTCGTCTGGCGGAAGAGCACTCGATGCGAATCGCAGCATTGTGTCGAGGTCGCTCAGGTCGCCGGCGGTGCCGCCGTCCGCGACTCGGTCGATCCGGAGTCGTCGCTGCTGTTCGGCACGACGGCCTGGCGGGCATTCGTCGACGGGCTCCGCAACACGTGA
- a CDS encoding DUF3817 domain-containing protein codes for MGAALTRYRVVAYVVGVVLIALVVVGMPLKYLGNDPIVVETVGPAHGFLYMVYLVATFDLGRRARWPLGRMVLVMLAGTIPFVSFFAERAVTRQVREPEPVAG; via the coding sequence GTGGGCGCAGCCCTGACCCGCTACCGTGTGGTCGCTTACGTCGTCGGCGTCGTGTTGATCGCGCTCGTCGTGGTGGGCATGCCGCTCAAGTACCTCGGGAACGATCCGATCGTCGTCGAGACGGTCGGCCCGGCGCACGGCTTCCTCTACATGGTGTATCTGGTGGCCACCTTCGACCTGGGTCGCCGGGCGCGCTGGCCGCTGGGCCGGATGGTGCTGGTCATGCTCGCCGGGACGATCCCGTTCGTCTCGTTCTTCGCCGAGCGGGCGGTCACCCGGCAGGTACGCGAGCCGGAGCCGGTGGCCGGCTGA
- the alr gene encoding alanine racemase yields the protein MIKLGGAGGLTPLAEAVVDLDAIAHNTRTLAGRTGAELLAVVKADGFGHGALPVARTVLAAGARWLGVTSRAEALTLRAGRVDAPVLCWLHAEDEDFAPVVAARIDLSVASVPHLRGIAAGAARAGVRAEVHLKVDTGLSRNGATEGEWPELVRLARGFEAVGRIRVRGVWSHLAGGELPADARDRTQLRRFGRALALARSAGLAPDLVHLANSAALVGRPETHFDLVRAGIAVYGVEPLPGLPAGLRPALTLRSRVILTKRVAAGTGISYGHDHVTAVPTTLALVPVGYADGIPRAAAGAAEVWIQGRRCRIAGRVTMDQIVVDVGDLPVRTGDEVLLLGPGDRGEPTVVDWAGWAGTNPHEIFTGIGSRVGRRYLPVRAGLGSGRERVSV from the coding sequence GTGATCAAACTCGGCGGAGCAGGTGGCCTGACACCCCTCGCGGAGGCGGTGGTCGACCTCGACGCGATCGCGCACAACACCCGTACCCTGGCCGGCCGGACCGGCGCGGAGCTGCTCGCCGTGGTCAAGGCGGACGGGTTCGGACACGGTGCCCTGCCGGTGGCCCGGACCGTGCTGGCGGCCGGCGCGCGGTGGCTGGGCGTGACCTCCCGGGCCGAGGCGCTCACCCTGCGGGCCGGCCGCGTCGACGCGCCGGTGCTCTGCTGGCTGCACGCCGAGGACGAGGATTTCGCCCCGGTCGTCGCGGCCCGGATCGACCTGTCGGTCGCCTCCGTGCCGCACCTGCGGGGGATCGCCGCCGGTGCGGCCCGGGCCGGCGTACGGGCCGAGGTGCACCTCAAGGTCGACACCGGACTCTCCCGCAACGGCGCCACCGAGGGCGAGTGGCCCGAGCTGGTACGCCTGGCGCGCGGCTTCGAGGCCGTCGGGCGGATCCGGGTACGCGGGGTCTGGTCCCATCTGGCCGGCGGGGAGTTGCCGGCCGACGCGCGGGACAGGACGCAGCTCCGGCGGTTCGGCCGGGCACTGGCGCTGGCCCGGTCAGCCGGGCTCGCGCCCGACCTGGTGCACCTGGCCAACTCGGCCGCCCTGGTCGGTCGCCCGGAGACGCACTTCGACCTGGTCCGGGCCGGCATCGCCGTCTACGGCGTGGAGCCGCTGCCGGGACTGCCCGCCGGACTGCGCCCGGCGCTGACCCTGCGCTCCCGGGTCATCCTCACCAAGCGGGTCGCGGCGGGCACCGGCATCTCCTACGGGCACGACCACGTCACCGCCGTGCCGACCACCCTGGCGCTGGTGCCGGTCGGCTACGCGGACGGGATCCCCCGGGCCGCCGCCGGGGCGGCCGAGGTCTGGATCCAGGGCCGCCGGTGCCGGATCGCCGGCCGGGTGACCATGGACCAGATCGTCGTCGACGTCGGTGACCTGCCGGTGCGTACCGGCGACGAGGTGCTGCTCCTCGGTCCCGGTGACCGGGGCGAGCCGACGGTCGTCGACTGGGCCGGTTGGGCCGGTACCAACCCGCACGAGATCTTCACCGGCATCGGATCCCGGGTCGGCCGGCGCTACCTGCCGGTGCGGGCCGGACTGGGCAGCGGACGGGAGCGGGTCAGTGTCTGA
- a CDS encoding DUF1360 domain-containing protein, whose amino-acid sequence MKVRDRVARLRQAYAPDEHRPLGGYLATMGTYAGVALALGIAAKTTGRRVPERPSVSDVVLLSVATHKLSRLLSKDAVTSPLRAPFTRYDRPIGSGEVMEQVRDEGSSARHAVGELLSCPFCLAVWVSTGLTGGLVLAPRLTRLVATAFTAVAASDFLQMGYAVAQRAASR is encoded by the coding sequence ATGAAGGTACGGGACAGGGTGGCGCGACTTCGGCAGGCGTACGCGCCCGACGAGCACCGGCCGCTCGGCGGCTACCTGGCGACGATGGGCACCTACGCCGGGGTGGCGCTGGCGCTGGGCATCGCGGCGAAGACGACCGGGCGCCGGGTACCGGAGCGGCCGAGCGTCTCCGACGTCGTACTGCTCTCGGTGGCCACCCACAAGCTCAGCCGGCTGCTCTCCAAGGACGCCGTGACCAGCCCGCTGCGAGCGCCGTTCACCCGCTACGACCGGCCGATCGGCAGCGGCGAGGTGATGGAGCAGGTACGCGACGAGGGGAGTTCGGCCAGGCACGCCGTCGGCGAACTGCTGAGCTGCCCCTTCTGCCTGGCCGTCTGGGTCTCCACCGGGCTGACCGGTGGCCTGGTGCTGGCCCCCCGGCTGACCCGGCTGGTGGCCACCGCCTTCACCGCCGTGGCCGCCTCCGACTTCCTCCAGATGGGCTACGCCGTCGCACAGCGGGCCGCCTCCCGGTAG
- a CDS encoding DUF397 domain-containing protein, whose amino-acid sequence MRPEETTLSWQKSSRSGGEGGNCVEVARLASGVAVRDSKDTEGPVLRFVPTAWVAFVTALGPDGGVPG is encoded by the coding sequence ATGCGGCCGGAGGAAACTACGCTGAGCTGGCAAAAGAGCAGCCGATCTGGTGGCGAGGGCGGCAACTGCGTCGAGGTGGCCCGGCTCGCCAGCGGCGTCGCCGTACGTGACTCGAAGGACACGGAGGGCCCCGTGCTCCGGTTCGTGCCGACCGCCTGGGTGGCCTTCGTCACGGCCCTCGGCCCGGATGGCGGGGTCCCGGGCTGA
- a CDS encoding ABC transporter permease, with protein MNRLIRAEFRRLLASRLWLVALAIAVLCGAGLIGLLTLLGPENFDPPMPGLDTETGVRAVLGMVGYTMFIPAVLGTLAVSAEYRHRTVDFTFLFAPRRWQVLVSKLVAYGVAGLAYGLVLTGSGAAVLFAGAAARDVTPGLGTGSILELFARLAVSMAVYTLLGVGIGALVGNQVAALGVVVGYFYLLEPLLAIVPGVSQLYPYLPAGATASLTGFSYVVDAAAEELGTTPVQLVSPLGGGLLLLGYAAVAAVLAVAVPMRRDVT; from the coding sequence ATGAACCGCCTGATCCGGGCCGAGTTCCGGCGGCTGCTGGCCAGCCGGCTCTGGCTGGTGGCGCTCGCGATCGCCGTACTCTGCGGCGCCGGGCTGATCGGTCTGCTGACCCTGCTCGGGCCGGAGAACTTCGACCCGCCGATGCCGGGACTCGACACCGAGACGGGGGTACGGGCCGTCCTCGGCATGGTCGGCTACACCATGTTCATCCCGGCGGTGCTGGGCACGCTCGCGGTCAGCGCGGAGTACCGGCACCGGACCGTCGACTTCACCTTCCTCTTCGCGCCCCGGCGCTGGCAGGTGCTGGTGTCGAAGCTGGTCGCGTACGGCGTCGCCGGGCTGGCGTACGGCCTGGTGCTCACCGGCTCCGGCGCGGCGGTCCTCTTCGCCGGGGCGGCGGCCCGGGACGTCACCCCGGGACTGGGCACCGGGTCGATCCTGGAGCTGTTCGCCCGGCTGGCCGTCTCGATGGCCGTGTACACGCTGCTGGGCGTCGGGATCGGGGCGCTGGTCGGCAACCAGGTGGCGGCCCTCGGCGTGGTGGTCGGCTACTTCTACCTGCTCGAACCCCTGCTCGCGATCGTCCCCGGCGTGAGCCAGCTCTATCCGTACCTGCCGGCCGGGGCGACCGCCTCGCTCACCGGGTTCAGCTATGTCGTCGACGCGGCCGCCGAGGAGCTCGGCACCACACCGGTCCAGCTCGTGTCACCGCTCGGCGGCGGGCTGCTGCTGCTGGGCTACGCGGCGGTGGCGGCGGTGCTCGCGGTCGCCGTACCCATGCGGCGGGACGTCACCTGA
- a CDS encoding helix-turn-helix transcriptional regulator, which produces MTTAYGPTVGRRKLRSAIRRAREAAGFTQEQAALAMDWSLSKLIRIEAGYVSISTNDVKALLNYYQVRDPAQVAELVQLARVSRQRTWWSQYRDALPPAYYSYIGLEAESSELYFYQSVGMPGLLQTQAYAQAVLKTAIPKLDDPDEAQTSVALRLRRQQEMLGRPDPPNIVVVFDEAALHRQTGGPAVIREQLLHLVGLAESGRITVQVLPFTSTVYTPLGQFVIVRFAGGEDADVVYLESTGLEDVLDDPDAVTAHLRTFTGLREAALSPAESMRRISEIAADFAG; this is translated from the coding sequence ATGACTACGGCGTACGGCCCGACCGTGGGTCGCCGCAAGCTCCGTTCGGCGATCCGGCGGGCCAGGGAAGCCGCCGGGTTCACCCAGGAGCAGGCGGCGCTCGCCATGGACTGGTCGCTGTCCAAGCTGATCCGGATAGAGGCGGGATACGTCTCGATATCCACCAACGACGTCAAGGCGTTGCTCAATTACTATCAGGTGCGCGATCCCGCACAGGTCGCCGAACTGGTGCAACTGGCCCGGGTCTCCCGACAACGCACCTGGTGGTCGCAATATCGTGACGCACTGCCACCGGCCTATTATTCGTACATCGGTCTGGAGGCGGAGTCCTCCGAACTCTATTTCTACCAGTCCGTCGGCATGCCGGGACTGCTTCAGACCCAGGCGTACGCGCAGGCGGTCCTCAAGACGGCAATTCCCAAACTCGACGATCCCGACGAGGCACAGACCTCCGTCGCATTGCGGCTGCGCCGCCAGCAGGAAATGCTCGGTCGCCCCGATCCGCCGAACATCGTCGTGGTCTTCGACGAGGCGGCACTGCACCGGCAGACCGGCGGACCGGCGGTCATCCGGGAACAGCTCCTGCATCTGGTCGGCCTCGCCGAATCAGGCCGGATCACCGTCCAGGTGCTGCCGTTCACCTCCACCGTCTACACCCCGCTCGGCCAGTTCGTGATCGTGCGCTTCGCCGGTGGGGAGGACGCGGACGTGGTCTATCTGGAGAGCACCGGCCTGGAGGACGTACTCGACGACCCCGACGCGGTGACCGCGCACCTGCGGACCTTCACCGGGCTCCGCGAGGCGGCACTGAGCCCGGCCGAGTCAATGCGCCGGATCTCCGAGATCGCCGCCGACTTCGCCGGCTGA
- a CDS encoding DUF1648 domain-containing protein, with amino-acid sequence MTVAWISVALFTIAGSAWIMPAVQQPTLPFGVRVPAQRAGDAAIAGQIRSFRSRVAVGGLLGLLAGIPLMLTVDGDEETVALVGLVPMVALMLLVGLCYLRARQAIQRVKAEDGWYSGVSQRVAVDTSLRTGPERLPWPWVLPALLVPLITLAAGIASYPEMPDRVPMRTNGSTVVAWQTKSPWVVAVPVILELATTVLLVGLLAWSYRSRADLDPSAPKRSATQHRLFLRRISRALLVLAACGNLTVLFAFLPMWQGRAPGPLATAAMVLCTLLGTVYLVVVALRAGQGGSRISTVAAPAAERPDTAHADDDRYWRLAGLCYVNRDDPAILVQKRIGIGWTFNFGNPRSLLLLTAVLAALLAGVLVPALV; translated from the coding sequence ATGACTGTCGCCTGGATCAGCGTGGCGCTGTTCACGATCGCCGGTTCCGCCTGGATCATGCCCGCGGTCCAGCAACCGACGCTGCCGTTCGGCGTACGGGTGCCCGCCCAGCGGGCCGGTGACGCCGCCATCGCCGGTCAGATCCGCAGCTTCCGGAGCAGGGTCGCCGTCGGTGGACTTCTCGGGCTGCTCGCCGGAATCCCGCTGATGCTGACCGTGGACGGCGACGAGGAGACCGTGGCGCTGGTCGGCCTGGTGCCGATGGTGGCACTGATGCTGCTGGTCGGGCTCTGCTACCTGCGGGCCCGCCAGGCGATCCAGCGGGTGAAGGCCGAGGACGGCTGGTACAGCGGCGTCAGCCAGCGGGTGGCGGTGGACACCTCGCTGCGGACCGGACCCGAACGGCTGCCCTGGCCGTGGGTACTCCCCGCGCTGCTCGTCCCGCTGATCACGCTCGCCGCCGGAATCGCCAGCTATCCCGAGATGCCGGATCGGGTGCCGATGCGCACCAACGGCTCCACAGTGGTCGCCTGGCAGACGAAGTCGCCCTGGGTGGTCGCAGTACCGGTGATACTCGAACTGGCCACCACGGTCCTGCTGGTCGGCCTGCTCGCCTGGTCCTACCGGAGCCGGGCCGATCTGGATCCCTCCGCGCCGAAGCGCTCGGCCACCCAGCACCGGCTCTTCCTCCGGCGCATCTCCCGGGCCCTGCTGGTGCTCGCCGCCTGTGGGAACCTCACCGTGCTCTTCGCCTTCCTGCCGATGTGGCAGGGGCGGGCACCCGGCCCGCTGGCCACCGCCGCGATGGTGCTCTGCACGCTGCTCGGCACGGTCTACCTGGTGGTCGTGGCGCTACGCGCCGGCCAGGGCGGCAGCCGGATCTCCACCGTCGCCGCCCCGGCGGCCGAACGCCCCGACACCGCGCACGCCGACGACGACCGGTACTGGCGGCTCGCCGGCCTCTGCTACGTCAACCGCGACGACCCGGCGATCCTGGTGCAGAAGCGGATCGGCATCGGCTGGACCTTCAACTTCGGCAACCCCCGGAGCCTGCTGCTGCTGACCGCCGTCCTGGCGGCACTGCTGGCCGGCGTCCTGGTGCCCGCGCTGGTCTGA
- a CDS encoding DUF6158 family protein: protein MSESVRHDEFSPADVGAPIDASPEQRVGQWDGDPVRRGGTASDFVSAEEETLGVDPAELSDEDLFREMHSLHRTRLDTLRHAADTALGNHLRRTAELETEYLTRHPGREVDPSRLRDGGW from the coding sequence ATGTCCGAATCAGTACGCCACGACGAGTTCTCCCCGGCCGACGTCGGGGCGCCGATCGACGCCAGCCCGGAACAGCGGGTCGGCCAGTGGGACGGCGACCCGGTCCGGCGCGGCGGCACCGCCAGCGACTTCGTGAGCGCCGAGGAGGAGACCCTCGGTGTCGACCCGGCCGAGCTGAGCGACGAGGACCTGTTCCGGGAGATGCACAGCCTGCACCGGACCAGACTCGACACCCTCCGGCACGCCGCCGACACCGCGCTCGGCAACCACCTGCGGCGGACCGCCGAACTGGAGACCGAGTACCTGACCCGGCACCCGGGCCGGGAGGTCGACCCGAGCCGCCTGCGGGACGGCGGATGGTGA